A genome region from Flavobacterium sp. CFS9 includes the following:
- the neuC gene encoding UDP-N-acetylglucosamine 2-epimerase — protein MKKILFLTGTRADFGKIKSLISILEQQSQFEVFVFVTGMHLQEQYGYTLIEIERCNFKNVFTFENHTHETTMDLTLAKTIEGLSGYCKTINPDMIVVHGDRVETLAGGIVGSLNNILVAHIEGGEVSGTVDELIRHSVSKLSHIHFVSNKQSARRLMQMGEIKESVFTIGSPDLDIMFSDQLPDLVTVKEYYKIDFENYAIVMFHPVTTEIKEMQKYAQNFVSSLLQDDHNYVVIFPNNDLGSQFIIEAYKSLKENQRFRIFPSLRFEYFLTLLKNSQFIIGNSSAGIREAPYYGIPIINIGTRQQNRAVHADIINTDYSEEGIIESLAVIDSHKIQNIEDDFGKGNSNVLFLECLQKEDIWLLNHQKQFRDLSN, from the coding sequence ATGAAAAAAATCCTATTTCTTACAGGAACCCGTGCTGATTTTGGAAAGATAAAATCATTAATTTCAATTTTGGAGCAACAATCTCAATTTGAAGTTTTTGTATTCGTAACCGGAATGCACTTGCAGGAACAATATGGTTATACGCTGATCGAAATTGAACGCTGCAATTTTAAGAATGTTTTTACTTTCGAAAACCATACCCACGAAACAACAATGGATTTGACTCTTGCAAAAACTATTGAAGGATTATCAGGTTATTGCAAAACCATTAATCCGGATATGATAGTTGTTCATGGAGACAGAGTAGAAACCTTAGCGGGTGGAATTGTTGGTTCATTAAACAACATTCTGGTAGCGCACATTGAAGGAGGTGAAGTTTCAGGGACTGTAGATGAATTAATTCGTCATAGTGTTAGTAAACTAAGTCATATTCATTTCGTTTCAAATAAACAGTCGGCGAGAAGATTGATGCAGATGGGAGAGATTAAAGAATCTGTTTTTACAATTGGTTCTCCGGATCTTGATATTATGTTTTCTGACCAGTTACCGGATTTAGTTACGGTAAAAGAATATTATAAGATTGATTTCGAAAATTATGCAATCGTAATGTTTCATCCTGTAACTACAGAAATCAAAGAAATGCAAAAATATGCCCAAAATTTTGTGTCCTCTTTATTACAGGACGACCATAATTATGTTGTCATTTTTCCGAACAACGATCTGGGAAGTCAGTTTATTATTGAAGCTTATAAGAGTTTAAAAGAAAATCAGAGATTCAGAATTTTTCCGTCTTTGCGATTCGAGTATTTTTTAACCCTATTAAAAAATAGCCAATTTATTATTGGCAATAGCAGCGCTGGAATCAGAGAAGCTCCGTATTACGGAATTCCAATTATTAATATTGGAACCCGCCAGCAAAACAGAGCTGTTCATGCCGATATAATCAACACAGATTATTCTGAAGAAGGTATAATAGAATCACTAGCTGTTATTGATTCGCATAAAATTCAAAATATAGAGGATGATTTTGGAAAAGGAAATAGTAATGTATTGTTTCTTGAATGTCTTCAAAAAGAAGATATTTGGCTATTGAACCACCAAAAACAATTTAGAGATTTATCTAATTAA
- a CDS encoding N-acetyltransferase family protein, producing the protein MITREATTEDWEILCSFFKIIYRENHPLHHKEFWEWQFGNKEYGRSFICLNEKGEVVGHVGANFGGGLAWIINVYLNEECRGKGVLGKLYGLARNYYPLAATAANEAGLGLYKNMRWIRYYDLVRYVKINPDLVETGFEAVCRKVEVNVDHLIKKDTHYFQQPSIKGIVLEDGSRAVSQENVGGLRITDIENLGKLEAQAWQLGYLWIDYITSWNDLKTKDLEKNGWALDYKNTVPWRLNPVEEKYFCDITFLSEKPLDNEFIVHRSYSDHGRIGSLK; encoded by the coding sequence ATGATCACCAGAGAAGCAACAACAGAAGATTGGGAAATTTTATGCTCATTTTTCAAAATAATTTACAGGGAAAATCATCCGCTACATCACAAAGAATTTTGGGAATGGCAGTTTGGAAATAAAGAGTATGGACGCTCTTTTATTTGCTTAAACGAAAAAGGTGAAGTGGTAGGACATGTTGGAGCCAATTTTGGAGGTGGACTGGCGTGGATCATTAATGTATATCTTAATGAAGAATGCAGAGGAAAGGGAGTGTTAGGAAAACTATATGGATTGGCCCGAAATTATTATCCTCTTGCGGCAACAGCAGCAAATGAAGCAGGCTTAGGATTGTATAAAAATATGCGCTGGATCAGATATTATGATTTAGTTCGCTATGTAAAAATAAACCCTGATCTCGTTGAAACCGGTTTTGAGGCAGTCTGCAGGAAAGTTGAGGTGAATGTAGATCACTTAATAAAAAAAGACACGCATTATTTTCAGCAACCTTCGATAAAAGGAATTGTTTTAGAAGATGGCTCCAGAGCGGTAAGTCAGGAAAATGTTGGCGGGCTAAGAATTACGGATATTGAAAATCTGGGGAAATTAGAAGCACAAGCCTGGCAATTAGGATATTTATGGATAGATTATATAACATCCTGGAATGACCTGAAAACAAAAGATCTGGAGAAAAACGGCTGGGCTTTAGATTACAAAAATACCGTGCCGTGGAGGTTAAATCCTGTTGAAGAAAAATATTTTTGCGATATAACATTTCTTTCAGAAAAGCCTTTGGATAATGAATTTATAGTACATAGATCTTACTCAGATCATGGCAGAATAGGAAGCTTAAAATAA
- a CDS encoding acyltransferase family protein gives MKQNIRLRELDFLRGIAIILVLMRHQNITDWTTKMGWIGVDLFFVLSGFLVSGLLFKEYLKFGNIKPGLFLIRRGFKIYPIYYLTYFLYLTPKIIKHQFEWKGVFSDVFFIQNYVYAWGYAYVPSWSLAVEEHFYFGFALLLWIVVKYAWINLKPNQTSKINKFELLIFLMMSFSLVLRIISNVYFPENGDKNFTMSHLRMDSLFAGVFVSYLYYFKNEELTRFFEPNKILLILISFLALSFTPFIDFEESFFVRTFGYSLLYLAFSIILVYFLVSAEINKKLDSLFSNRIVNIISKIGFSSYSIYIIHGFINFFFALVNNFVLNKFFNQISIFFITCTISVLCGIFMTLNIEKYFLNYRDKYFPSRIN, from the coding sequence TTGAAGCAAAATATTAGATTAAGAGAACTTGATTTTTTAAGAGGTATCGCGATTATTTTGGTCTTAATGCGTCATCAAAATATAACAGACTGGACTACAAAAATGGGCTGGATAGGTGTTGACTTATTTTTTGTTTTAAGTGGATTTCTTGTTTCGGGACTGTTATTCAAAGAATATTTAAAGTTCGGAAATATAAAACCGGGACTGTTTTTAATACGAAGAGGATTTAAAATTTATCCTATATACTATTTGACCTATTTTTTGTACTTAACCCCAAAAATTATAAAGCATCAGTTCGAGTGGAAAGGTGTCTTTTCAGATGTATTCTTTATTCAGAATTATGTTTATGCCTGGGGTTATGCTTATGTACCAAGTTGGTCTTTAGCAGTCGAAGAACATTTTTATTTTGGTTTTGCCTTATTATTATGGATAGTTGTTAAATATGCCTGGATTAATTTAAAACCGAATCAGACAAGTAAAATAAATAAGTTTGAGTTACTAATCTTTCTTATGATGTCTTTTTCTTTAGTTTTAAGAATTATAAGTAATGTCTATTTTCCTGAGAACGGAGATAAAAATTTTACAATGTCACATTTAAGAATGGATTCACTATTTGCAGGAGTTTTTGTTTCATACCTGTATTATTTTAAAAATGAGGAGCTAACACGTTTTTTTGAGCCAAATAAAATACTATTAATTTTGATTTCATTTTTAGCTCTTAGTTTTACGCCGTTTATAGACTTTGAAGAATCATTTTTCGTAAGAACATTTGGGTATTCACTTCTGTACTTAGCATTTAGCATCATACTGGTGTATTTTCTAGTAAGCGCAGAGATAAACAAGAAACTTGATAGTCTGTTCTCCAATAGAATAGTAAATATTATTAGCAAGATTGGATTTTCTTCCTATAGTATTTATATTATACATGGTTTCATAAATTTTTTCTTTGCCTTAGTAAATAATTTTGTTTTAAATAAATTCTTTAATCAGATTTCTATATTTTTTATTACCTGTACCATAAGTGTTTTATGCGGAATTTTTATGACACTTAATATAGAAAAGTACTTTTTAAATTATAGGGATAAATATTTTCCCAGTCGAATAAACTGA
- a CDS encoding polysaccharide deacetylase family protein, translating into MLTVSNYHYIRSDFKTKYPSIFGLTPNEFRQQLILLKNQGNFVRSNDLVSDLNTILESEDNHLLITFDDGLKEQFDLALPVLDELNIPAVFFVNSINSEEKKVTTVHKIHLLRSIISSSEFLDKFIDVPFSQSEKQNAQSIYRYDDEKSAVLKYILNFKLDFKQQEQIVNRLFDFYFEEAAIFESLYMTEQNLQELANKSYLGSHTHSHYPLGLLDDETIKKELEKTKTYLDTLTHSNIKIVSYPYGTPEVCTNLVADLAQETGYKIGFTTKRGINTAEENPLLLNRFDCNDLAGGKNYKKI; encoded by the coding sequence ATGCTTACAGTTAGTAATTATCATTACATCAGATCGGATTTTAAGACTAAATATCCCAGTATATTCGGACTGACTCCAAACGAGTTTAGACAACAGTTAATATTGCTGAAAAACCAGGGTAATTTTGTTCGTTCCAATGATCTGGTTTCTGATTTAAATACAATATTAGAATCAGAGGACAACCATTTACTCATTACTTTTGACGACGGTTTAAAAGAGCAGTTCGATCTTGCCTTGCCTGTTTTAGATGAGCTTAACATTCCTGCGGTTTTCTTTGTAAATTCAATTAATTCTGAAGAAAAAAAAGTAACAACCGTACATAAAATTCATCTGTTAAGATCGATTATTTCGTCTTCGGAATTTTTAGATAAATTTATTGATGTGCCTTTTTCTCAGTCAGAAAAGCAAAATGCTCAAAGCATTTACAGGTATGATGATGAAAAAAGTGCAGTCTTAAAATACATCTTAAATTTTAAATTAGATTTCAAACAACAGGAACAAATTGTCAATAGGTTATTTGATTTTTATTTTGAAGAAGCTGCAATTTTTGAATCGCTCTATATGACAGAGCAGAATTTACAGGAATTGGCCAATAAGAGTTATTTGGGTAGCCATACACATAGTCATTATCCGTTAGGATTATTAGACGATGAAACCATAAAAAAAGAACTTGAAAAAACAAAAACATATTTAGATACCTTAACTCATTCCAATATAAAGATAGTTTCCTATCCGTATGGAACCCCTGAGGTTTGTACAAATCTGGTAGCAGATCTGGCTCAGGAAACCGGATACAAAATAGGTTTTACAACCAAAAGAGGTATTAATACTGCAGAAGAGAATCCTTTGTTACTAAACAGATTTGATTGTAACGATTTGGCAGGAGGAAAAAATTATAAAAAAATATGA
- a CDS encoding polysaccharide deacetylase family protein translates to MKAKLKSIYYKLNKLKNRLLYGKPVLVAMYHRTSNEVRSELQYLTVDLVSFEKQLHYFKENYQILRLSDDWSSLKKTGIVITFDDGYADNLANALPLLEKYEIPATIFVTTLNINTKKEFWWDRFVFDYNFCDQFFYLPDVKEKASKETHSFSDLNKLIGKLSNEEKEIWFLDFESLNKIPFHDTEDFRSLSYEELKRLSEHPLIDISIHTHNHYPLGNLSYEEQKKELSSSIEKLDKLVTKSVKYLALPHGSYNGSTLRVIEESDCLGILLANNDYSNHKNKSGKKINRILIPNIKDKELVQYMNRFDFKIW, encoded by the coding sequence ATGAAAGCTAAACTTAAAAGTATATATTATAAGTTGAATAAACTCAAAAACCGATTGCTCTATGGTAAGCCGGTTTTAGTTGCCATGTATCACAGAACCAGTAATGAAGTTAGAAGTGAGTTACAGTATTTAACGGTTGATTTGGTTAGTTTTGAAAAGCAACTTCATTATTTTAAGGAAAATTATCAGATTCTTAGATTATCAGACGATTGGAGCTCATTAAAAAAAACAGGAATAGTCATTACATTCGATGATGGATACGCAGATAATTTAGCGAATGCTTTACCCCTATTGGAGAAGTATGAAATACCGGCTACAATTTTTGTAACGACATTAAATATAAATACTAAAAAAGAGTTTTGGTGGGATCGTTTTGTATTTGACTATAACTTCTGTGATCAGTTTTTCTATCTTCCTGATGTAAAAGAAAAAGCATCAAAAGAAACACATTCGTTTAGCGATTTAAACAAACTTATTGGCAAACTATCAAATGAAGAAAAGGAAATTTGGTTTTTAGATTTTGAAAGTTTAAATAAAATTCCTTTTCACGATACTGAAGATTTCAGATCATTAAGCTATGAAGAGCTTAAACGTTTGTCTGAGCATCCATTAATAGATATTAGTATACATACTCATAATCATTATCCTCTTGGTAATCTAAGTTATGAGGAACAGAAAAAAGAGTTAAGTTCTTCAATTGAAAAATTAGATAAATTGGTTACAAAATCAGTAAAGTATTTAGCATTACCTCATGGATCGTATAATGGTAGTACACTTAGAGTGATCGAAGAATCAGACTGTTTAGGAATTCTGTTAGCAAATAATGATTACTCCAATCATAAAAATAAATCAGGTAAAAAAATAAATCGGATTTTGATTCCTAATATTAAAGATAAAGAACTGGTACAATATATGAATAGATTTGACTTTAAAATATGGTAG